CTGAATCAGAGCTTCGGACCTGCAGCCACAAGAGCTTTTCCGGCTTCATTGCCCGTGAACTTATCAAAGTTCTTGATAAATCTCTGAGCAAGATCCTTTGCCTTTTGTTCCCACTGAGCAGCATCTGCATAAGTGTCACGAGGATCGAGGATCGTAGGATCCACACCGGGAAGAGCCGTTGGGACTTTGAAGTCAAAGTATGGGATTGACTTAGTCTCTGCCTTGTCGATCGAACCATCAAGGATGGCATCGATGATACCACGGGTATCCTTGATGGAGATACGCTTGCCTGTACCGTTCCAACCGGTATTGACGAGATAAGCAGTCGAGCCATTTGCCTCCATCTTCTTCACGAGCTCCTCAGCATACTTTGTAGGATGTAGGGAGAGGAATGCCGCACCGAAACAAGCCGAGAATGTAGGTGTAGGCTCAGTGATGCCACGTTCTGTCCCGGCAAGCTTTGCCGTAAAGCCGGAGAGGAAGTAATACTTTGTCTGCTCAGGAGTGAGGATAGATACCGGAGGAAGCACCCCGAACGCATCGGCAGAGAGGAAGATCACCTTCTGAGCATGCCCCGACTTGGATACCGGCTTGACGATGTTTTCGATGTGATAGATAGGGTAAGAGACACGGGTATTTTCGGTCACAGACTTGTCTGTGAAGTCGATCTTACCATCCTTGTCCACCGTGACATTTTCGAGAAGGGCATCGCGACGGATGGCGTTGTAGATGTCAGGCTCATTTTCCTTGCTTAGGTTGATCACCTTAGCGTAACAACCACCCTCGAAGTTGAATACACCATCATCATCCCACCCATGCTCGTCGTCTCCGATGAGCTGACGCTTGGGATCTGTGGAGAGGGTAGTCTTACCTGTACCCGATAGTCCGAAGAAGATCGCAGTCTCCTTACCATCCATGCTTGTATTTGCCGAACAGTGCATGGAGGCCATGCCATTGAGTGGAAGGAGGTAATTCATGTAAGAGAACATCCCCTTCTTCATCTCACCACCGTACCAAGTGTTGATGATCACCTGTACTTTTTCGGTAAGGTTGAAGACGACGGCAGTCTCGCTGTTGAGACCGAGTTCCTTGTAGTTGGTGACCTTTGCCTTCGAAGCATTCATAATTACAAAGTCAGGCTCACCAAAGTTCTTCAACTCCTCCTCGGTCGGACGGATGAACATATTGGTCACGAAGTGTGCCTGCCATGCCACCTCCATGATAAATCTCAACTTGAGGCGAGAGTTGGGGTTCGCTCCGCAGAACGCATCCACCACAAAGAGCTTCTTGTC
This is a stretch of genomic DNA from Porphyromonas cangingivalis. It encodes these proteins:
- the pckA gene encoding phosphoenolpyruvate carboxykinase (ATP), whose translation is MATIDLNKYGITDVKEVVYNPSYDILYNEETKSDLKGFEVGQVTELGAVNVMTGDYTGRSPKDKFFVMDDTTRDTIWWTSPEYPNDNKPVTEEAWKEIKKIATKELSDKKLFVVDAFCGANPNSRLKLRFIMEVAWQAHFVTNMFIRPTEEELKNFGEPDFVIMNASKAKVTNYKELGLNSETAVVFNLTEKVQVIINTWYGGEMKKGMFSYMNYLLPLNGMASMHCSANTSMDGKETAIFFGLSGTGKTTLSTDPKRQLIGDDEHGWDDDGVFNFEGGCYAKVINLSKENEPDIYNAIRRDALLENVTVDKDGKIDFTDKSVTENTRVSYPIYHIENIVKPVSKSGHAQKVIFLSADAFGVLPPVSILTPEQTKYYFLSGFTAKLAGTERGITEPTPTFSACFGAAFLSLHPTKYAEELVKKMEANGSTAYLVNTGWNGTGKRISIKDTRGIIDAILDGSIDKAETKSIPYFDFKVPTALPGVDPTILDPRDTYADAAQWEQKAKDLAQRFIKNFDKFTGNEAGKALVAAGPKL